A stretch of DNA from Micromonospora sp. NBC_01813:
CAGTCACCGACCGGCGACGCGTGCACCGTCACCTTCGATCAGATCAGCCTGGTCGACGGCGTCCCCGACGACCTGCGCGACGGCCGGTAGGGGCGTCGACAGCAGGCGTCGACAGCATCGGCAATGTTCACCTACCGTGCGCCATGATGTACCGGTGCCGCAGAACGACCACCCAACCGAACAACTCATCGCCGCGCTGATCGACGAGTCCACCGGCCACAGCGGACGCGGCGACTGGGCGGCGGCGATCAGCTGCGTACGCCGTGCTGTCGAGCTGGCCGGCGGGCTCGTCGCCGACGCCGTGGACGACGAACACCTCCGCCACGGGCTGGGCGGCCTGCTCTACCGGCTCGGTTCGCTGTACCTCGCCGACCGGGATCCGGCGGCGGCGGTGACCGCCCTCGACGCCGCCGTGCAGGCGTACGCCAGTCTGGGCGGCACCGGGGCGGACGCGGCTCTGCTGCGGGCCGACGCGCTGGCCCGGCGGGGCCTCGCCCAGTCGGTACGGGGCCGGGCGGCGTCGGCCGCGGTCGACGCCGACGAGGCGGTGGTCGTCTACCTGGCGGCGACCCGTGGCGACCCGACCAGTGACCGGCGCCGCGACCTGGCCCGGGTATTGGCGACGAACGCCGCGACGCTGGCGTCCGACGGTGACCCGCAGCTGGCGGTCGCCTCGGCCAACGCGGCACTGGGCTACTTCGGCTGCGCCGAGGGCATCGGCGACGACGGCGAGCCCGTGTCCGAGGTGGACAGCGGCTACGTCTACAGCGCGGCGGTCGTGTCGGCGCTGGTGAACTTCGCCGACGCCCGGGTGGCCGAAGGGTTCCTGCCGGCGACGTTGATCGCCGCCAACTTGCCGGCGGACCAGGACCAGCAGGCGTTGCAGAACGAGCTGAAAGTCATCAACGGGTTGCTCTCGGCCGGCGGCCCGGTGTCGTTCCCGCTGGACTTCAGCCGCGACCTGGCCCGGCTGGTCCTGTCGAACGTACGGGGTCGCGGGTTGCTGTGGCTGCCACCGGACGAGTGGGTGGACCGCCCACTCCGACCGACGCTGACCGCGGCGCTACACCGGCACGCCGCCGCCTGCGGAGACGGCCCGCTCGCCGACGAACTGACCGGCCTGGACCGGCCAGAGCTGGCGTGGACGACGTCGATGCGCTGGCTGTCGGGGATGTCGCCGGAGGTAGCGACGCGGCTGGCCGCGCTCGCCGTCGAGGTGCTGCCCACGGCGTACGCCGACGGCCGGCGGCTGGCGTTGGAGGCGCACGCGTCGTTCGCGACTGTGCACCGGCCCCGGCCGGGTCAGCCGGCAGCGGACCCGTCGACGTACCTGCCGGCGTGGCGGGGGTTGTGCGTCGTCGCCGCCGACGCCGGCCGGTCCGCCGGCGACGACGCGCTCGCCGCCGACCTGACCGAGTGGGCAGACCGGTAGGTCGACGGCAGCTCGCTGCCGGGTTGCCCGCTGGCGGTACCGTCGGCCGTCATGCGCCGGGCAGCGGAGTCCGGGCACTGACGTGACACCCAGGGCGGGAGGTCGGATGCGGATCGGCGAGGTCGTCGACGCGGCAGGGACACCGACCGGCAGCCGGGTGGTGACCAGGGTGCGAGACGGGTCGCTGTACGCGTACGTCGTCACCGGCCGTCGGCCCACGGACCCGCCGGCCGACCCCCGCGTCGTCGGTCCACTCGCACCAGCTCTGATGGTGCCGGCACCGCCGGCGGCAACCGGGCAGGCTGACCTGGTGCCGCCACCGGCGGACGCGGCGGCGGCTCCCGGCCTGGACCGGGTGGTCTTCGCCCACGCCGACGGGCTGATCTGCGCCGATCCGCACGGGCTGGTGTGCTGGCAGACACCGATCCGCCAGGCGGTGGCCTGCGTGTTCGGTGTCGATGGTCGGGTGCTGTGGGTGTACCAGCGCGACGGTGCCGGCGGTGGGGCACTGTCGGCGGTGGACCCGTCGACCGGCACGGTGATCGCGACGGCCAGGTCCGCCGCCGCGACGGCTACGACGACGGGTGGCCGGGCAACCGCCCGGCTGCTGGTGCATCCCGACGGCGTTCACCTGCTACTCAGCGTCCACTCCGGCCCGCAGCGGTCCACGGTGTCCCGGGCCAGGTTGACCGACGGTCGCATCGAGGTCGCCGACTACTCCACCCTCCACCGGCGGTGGCTCCTGGACATCGCGCCGGACGGCGGGACCTTCCTCACCGTCGGTGCCGATCGACGCGACGTCGCCCGACACCGGTTCACCGATGGCGCGGCACTGGTCCGGGTGCCGGCGGCGATGTTCGGCTGGGACACCGACGCCGACCAGGCAGCCCTGACCTTGGACGGCGGCTACCTGGACGGCGAGACGGCGATCGTGTCGGTCACCGGGGACGTCGGCAACGGCATGGAGTGGGAGTTCCGGCACTTCGTGGACCTGCGCACCGGGACGGACGGCGGCCGGCTGCCCGCACCGCCGACCCCACTGCACGACGCGTTCGAGATCCGGCCGTTGGGCGACGGCAGTTGGCTCAGCGTAGACCACGAGCAGCGCGTATGGCGTAACTTGAAGTGATGGTCCCCGATGCCCCGCTGCCCGCAGTCGGTGTCCTGGTAGCCGGGGAGGCCGCGCCGCCCGGCAGCCTGGCCCTTGGCTGCTCGACCAGCTTCGGCCGGCAGCTGCCCGGGTGGACGGTGGTGCCGTACACCCTGCAGATCGGGACCGACCCGTTGTGCCGGCTGATCGAACCAGCGTACGAGCGGCTCCTGCCGGACGCGTTGATCGACGCCCAGCACTTCCCGAACGACTGGCCTGAGCTGGTGGCGGTGACCGACACCGGATGTCCCCCGCTGTCCCGGCTCCCCGCCGAGCTGCCCGACTACCTGGCGGCGGTCCTGCGCGAGCTGCTGGCCACCGAGGTACTGGCGGCGTTCCTGCCCTCCGACGACGCCACGCCGGCCCGGTACCTGACGAAAACGGTGGACTACGTCCGGGTCGATCCGACCTGGGTCACCCTGTGCGGCCGGGCCGTGCAGCGTCCGGCACCAACCGACCGGGCGGCCGGGTAGCCGGTGGCACCGGCCCACGGACCGTCCGGTGCAGGGCGTACCCACAGGCCACGCCGAGGATCAGCTCGGCGACGGCGGCGGCGACCAGGCTGTCCGCCGGCAGTCCGTCCACCGCGACGCTGAGCAACCGGGCCAGCCCGTACGCCAGGTAGACCACCGCGCCGATCAGCGACGCGGTGAAGGTCAGCCGGCGGACGAACGCCCCGAGCGTGACCAGTACGCCGGTGGCCAACAGTGCCCCGCCGGCGGCCCGCGTCTCACTGAGCAGGCTGCTGTTCCCGGCGTACTCGATGCCGTTGCCGGCGTGGAACGCGCCCGGCGCGGTCAGGATCGCCCCGCCGATCCCGACCACGACCAGCCCGGCCACGACGAGGATCGCCCTGACCGCAACCGGTACGCGGGTCCGCGCCGACCCGATGTCGGTGGGGTTCACCGGTCAGCGGCCGAGGCGGTGACCGGCGGCGGCCAGGCCCCGGCGGCGACGACCTGACGGCAGAAGTCGGCGAAGTCGCGTGGTTCGCGGCCCAGCGCCCGGCGCACGCCGTCGCCCACCGAGGCGTTGCGTCCGTCGAAGACCTCGACACACAGGTCGGTCAGCAGCCGGGCGTAGTCGGGGCCGGCTTCGGCGACCAGCGCGAGGTGGAACTGTTCGGCGGTGATCGGCAGGTAGCCGACGTCGCGGCCGCTGGCGGTGGCGATCTCCGCCGCCGCCTGCGCGAAGGTCAGCAGCCGAGGACCGGTGACGTCGTACGTCCGACCGTTGTGCCGGTCGTCGGTGAGGACGGCGACCGCGACGTCGGCGATGTCGTCCACGTCGACGAACGGCTCGGCCACCGTGCCGGCGGGCAACGCGATCGTTCCGGCCAGGACCGGGCCCAGCAGGTTTCCTTCGCTGAAGTTCTGCGCGAACCAGCTGGCCCGCACGATGCCGTACGCGAGTCCGGCGTCGGCCACGATCTGCTCGCAGCGCTGCGCGTTGGTCTCGCCCCGGCCGGAGAGCAGCACCAGCTTGCGGACGCCGGCGTCGCGGGCGGCGGCGGTGAACTTCTCGACGAGGGCCGGCGCCTCGGGTGCGGCCAGGTCCGGGTAGTAGCAGAGGTAGACGGCATCCACGCCGTGCAGTGCCGGCGACCAGCTGGCCGGCTCCGCCCAGTCGAAGGACGGCTCGGCGCGCCGCGACGCCGGCACGACCGGGTAGCCGAGGTCGGTGAGCCGGTCGGCGATGCGCCGGCCGGTCTTGCCGGTCGCTGCGGTGACGAGCACTGACGGTAGAGACATGAGGTACGGGCTCCCGTTCTGGTGTCCGGTGTCGCACGGCGTTTTCCGTGCAACACCAGCCTCGCCCGAGCTGCCTGGCGGGACAATGATTGTCCAGCCGACATTCTTTGCCTATCGTCCACGACACTGGACTATCGGCACATCGGCGGGGACGCTGGGCAGATGTGGACCACCCCCAGCTGCGCGATCCCGGCGGTGACCGGCCCGCTCGGCGAGACCCTGCACATGTTCCGGCTGACCGGCACCCTCTACTGCCGGGCCGAGCTGAGCGCCCCGTGGGGCATCGACGTGCCGACGCTGCCGGGCTGCATGACGTTGCAGGTGGTCACCGCCGGACGGTGCTGGCTGGAGGTGGACGGCACCGAGCCGCAGCTGATCGGGCCGGGCAGCCTGACGCTGATCCCGGACGGCATCCCGCACCGCTTCCGCAGTGCGCCCGGCGCACCGACCGAACCGTTGTTCGACATTCCCGTGCAGCGGCTGAGCGACCGGTACGAGATCATGCGGCACGGCGGCGGCGGGGAGCTGACCCAGATCACCTACGCGGTGCTGCGGCCGGACCACATCGCGGCCCGTCGGCTGGTCGCGCAGCTGCCGCCCGTGCTGCACCTGGACCGCTTCGACGACGACGACGCGGGCTGGCTGCACAGCACCCTGCGGCTGGTCGCCCGCGAGGCGCAGGCGTTGCAGCCCGGCGGCGAGACGATGCTGACCCGGCTGGCCGATGTGCTCGTCATCCAGGTGATCCGGGCCTGGTTGGACACCGCGCCGGAGGCCCGACAGGGTTGGCTCGCGGCGCTGCGCGACGAACAGATCGGGCGGGCGTTGACCGCGTTGCACCGGGCACCGGAGCACGACTGGAGCGTCGCCGAGCTGGCTCAACAGGCCGGGATGTCCCGGTCGGCGTTCGCCGCACGCTTCACCGACCTGGTCGGCGAGCCGGTGATCCGCTACCTGGCGACCTGGCGGCTCCAGTTGGCGCACGATCACCTGCGCCGCTCGGCCGAGCCGCTGCCGGTGGTGGCCCGCCGGTTCGGCTACCAGTCGGAGGCGGCGTTCTGCCGGGCGTTCAAGCGGGCGTACGGCGTACCGCCGGGTCAGGTCCGTCGCGACGGTGCCGAAGCCGGCTGAGCTACCGGCCGAGTCACCGGGTGGGCCGCCGAGCCGTCCGGCGAACCGGCAGACTGGTCGGATGGCACTCCTACGGGTCGACTTCTTCTCCGACGTCCTGGAGCAGGGCACCTCGATGACCGTCCTGCTGCCACAGCGTTCCCGGACCAGGATCGGCGCCCCGGCAGCCGGCGGCGACACCGACCCCCCGGTGCTCTACCTGCTGCACGGACTTACCGACGACGCCACCGCGTGGCTGCGGTACAGCTCGATCGAGCGGTACGCCGAGGAGCGCGGCCTCGCCGTGGTGATGCCGCAGGTCCACCGCAGCATGTACGCGGACGAGGCACACGGTGCCCCGTTCTGGACCTTCCTGTCCACCGAGCTGCCGGACGTGGTCGATTCGTTCTTCCGGGTGTCCCGGCGGCGCGCGGACACCTTCGTCGCCGGCCTGTCGATGGGCGGGTACGGCGCGTTGCGGTGGGCGTTGCGGCAACCGGAACGATTCGCGGCGGCAGCCAGCCTCTCCGGCGTACTCGACGTGGCCGCCCGGCAGTACGGTCCGCCGGTGTCGGCGACCGACCCGCTGATGCGGCGGGTCTTCGGCGACCGCGACGTCGCCGGCAGCGACGACGATCTGCTCGCGCTGCTCGGCCGGGCCGACCCGGCGGCGTTGCCGCAGCTGTGGCTCTGCTGTGGCACCTCGGACGTGCTGTACCCGGACAGTGTGCGGTTCCGCGACGACTGCGCGACCCGGGGCATCCCGCTGACCGTCGACTTCGGGCCGGGTGACCACGAGTGGAGCTACTGGGACGTCAAGATCCGCGAGGTGATCGGCTGGTTGCCGCTGTGACCGGTGACCCGGCCGCTGGAGACGCGGCCGTTGGAGATACGGCCGTTGGAGATACGGCCGTTCGCGGCGCGGCCGTTCGCGGCGCCGCCGGGCCGCTGGCCGACGCGGCGCGGGTGGCCGCCGCGTTGGGCGAGCGGCTCACCGCGCTCACCTTCACCGACCTCACCACCGAGCAGGTCACCGCGCTGCTCGTCGACACGATCGCCGGTTGGGGCGCGGGCCAGGGCTGGCGGGTGTACCGGCGGGCGGCCAGCGTACTGCCGCTGCCGCCGCCGATGTCCGGACAGCATTCGGTCGTCGACGTCGCCTGCGCCCGGCCGGCGGCACCGCCGGTGGTGATCGAGGTCGACCACACCGACCGGCGTCGGACGGTCGACAAGCTGCTGGCCGAGGCGGCCGCCGGTCGGGTGGCGATCTGGGTCCGTTGGGGCACCCGTGGCTTCGCCGCCCCGCCGGAGCCGGTCCGGATGGTCACCGTCCCGGTCGCCGCCCGCACCGCCGCCGAGCAGGGGGTACGGCTGCACTCGCGCCAGCCGGTCCGGGAGCTCCCGCCACCGGCGCACCGGGCCGCCCGGATGACCGCCGCCGGCGAGCCAGCTGATCTTTTCGGCGCCGCTGACGGCGGGCCGGCACCGGGTTGACCCGTCGTCGCAGCGGTGTCGGTGCGCACCGCTGCAGGTGCCGGAGCCGTCCCCGTGTCCACGTTGGGCATTGTGAACCGGCCCCGACACCCACAGATCGGGCTACGGAGGCGGTGTGCAGCTTCGCGCCTCCGGCATGGGAGCGGACCGCGTCGGATCTCGCTGTGATCAGTTTCAACCACACCTGAAGGCCGGCAAAACTCACATCGGGTGACACAATAAGGGGCTGTTGTCACGGAGTGGACAAAGATGACTCTGCCTGGAGGGACGGTGACATCCGATGTCCGCTGTGGAAATCAAGTCTGAACTTCGCTCGCTGCGGGCGGGCCGGGGTGTCGCCGCCCCCAACCTCGCCGCACGCCTCGGTGACCACCTGCTGGCCCTCTGCGGCGGCGGCGCTGGCGACACCGACCGCCTCGACGAGCCGGCCAACCTGCGTGAGCGGGTGATCGCCGAGCTCCGCAGCCAGACCCGACAACTACCGGAGGACATGGCGCTCGCGGCGCGAGTCGCCCTGGGTCTACACGCGCAGGCCCAGGACACCCACTTCCGGGGGCGGGTCGCCTGGCTGGCCCGGCAGTTGGGGCGCGAGGACCGGACCGCGCTACGCCGGATCAACGAGGCGGAGGTGCTGCTGGCCGAGGCGATCGGCCGGGAGTTGGCCAGCCGCAACTCCCACCCGGTCGGCGACGGCTGGCACGTCGCGGCGCTGCGGGTGCTGGTCCGGCTGGACACCGGGTCGATGGAGGCGTACGAGGAGCGGCGGATCGTCGCCGACCGGGACGGCATCCAGGAGGTGAAGCTCGGCATGTCGCTGCCCCGGCAACCGGACAGCACCGGCCTGGACATCCGGGCGGAGGTCCACTGGGGTGGCCGGCTGATCCGGCACGAACGTCCGCTGCCACAACGGTCCCAGCTGGTCATCGGGCTGCCCCGGCCACTCGCCGCCGGTGAGTCGTGCGACTTCAGCGTGGTGACCCGGTTGGGTCCGCGTCAGGTGGCCTCGCCGCACTACGCATTGACCGCGACGAGACGCTGTCGTCGCTTCGAACTACGCGTGCGATTCGACCCTGACCGACTACCCAAGTGGGTACGACGAGTGACCGGGGAACCAGTTCGGTTGTTGGACACGCCCGCGCCAGGCAGCGAACTACTGCAGCCGGACGCGGTCGGCGAGGTGTATACAGAGTTCGACGATCCGGAACTCTACCTCGCGTACGGCGCGCAATGGCTGGCCGTTCCTGATCCGTGACGCGAGATCACTCAGATGCGTATCGTTCAGTCGGTCTCCATCACGTATCACCTCCGTGGGGATGGGCAGGCAGAACCGAGCGAATGGCCACCGATGGTCAAGACGATCCGCATGACCAGACCCGTGACGCATTGCTCGGACAGTAGATTTGGCTGTTCACAGCCACCCCGACCGAAGTCGGCGAGGGCAGCTGGACGCGCCAGAAGTCGGGCGCTGAGGCCGTCGAATGGTGGGCAGCGACGCCTGCGCGTCGCGCTACTCGGTTGCCTACCAGTCGGTGTGGCCGCCGCGCGGCATGGGCTAGACGATCAGCTGGTCACCACGCACCGACTGGTCTAGTCATCGAGTAAGGAGTACGCACTTCTCACAGTTCTGCATGACCCGGTCTCCCGTTGAGTTTGTCCCCGTTCAGGCGTTCCACAACAACGGTAACACCGCCTGTCGAGTTTGTAATCGTAAATATGGGACGCTGCGGCACCCGCCGATGCCGCACCCGCCGATGCCCGCCGACAGGCCTCTGCTAACCTCGGCGCAGCGTCGCGTGCCGGTGGCAGACCGTGTCAGGCATGGAGGCGCCGGATCGAAGGATGCGCAACGACGATGATCGTTGTTCCTTCGCCCTCCACCCGTGGTTGAGGGCGACAAGGCCAGGCTGGTCGCCTGGAGTCGAGAGCTGCGCGGCGTGCACGACAGGCTACGTGCGGCGCTGCGGGTGACCCAGCAGGCGCTGACCGACGGCGAGCCGGCCGAGCCGGCCACCAGGGACCTGCTGCTGTTCTGTCACGGATTCTGCGCTGCACTCACCGCCCACCACCGGGGCGAGGACGGCGAGCTGTTCCCGGCGATCGCCGAGCAGCACCCCGAGCTGCGGCAGACGTTGTCCTACCTGCGGCAGGACCATTCAATGATCGCGTACCTGCTGGCCGGGCTGCAGGCCGCGGTGGACCGCGCCGCCGCACCAACCGAGCTGGACCGCCATCTGGAAGGCCTGGCCGCCATCATGGAATCGCACTTCCGGTACGAGGAACGCGCGCTCCTGACGGTGTTGGAGACGCTGACCCTGGACGCCGACCCGGACGCCGTACTGGGGCCGTTTTGAGCTGGTCAGCCGTCGCGCCGGCGGCGCCGCTCGGCCGATCCGGCGAGCCGGCCACGCAGCGCGCGACGGGCGATCGGCCCCAGGTCGTCGACCACGTCGACCAGCACCGCCAGCTGCTCCAAGGCGGCCAGCGCCTCGTCGGCACCGGCCCGGTCGACCCCCTCGTACAGCTCCAGCCCGACGAACCCGGCGGCCACCGCGCGGGCCAGTCCGCGCGGATCGGCCAACTCGGCGACCGGTGACCCGGCAAGCACCCGGCGCAGCACCTGCTCGATCTCGTCGATCCACAGGCGCAGAGCGGCGGCGGTCGACGCGGCCAGCCGCTCATCGGTCTGCGCGCCGGCCAGCAACTGGGCCAACACCCCCAGATTGCCTTCGCTTCGTTCCTGCTCATGCAGCTCACGGCCGAGGTCCAGCAGCTCGCGCAACGACCGTACGGCTGCGAACCGGTCACGGTAGGCCGCCACCCGGTCGGCGGTGGCCGCCTGGCAGGCGACGGCGAGCAGGTC
This window harbors:
- a CDS encoding alpha/beta hydrolase; the encoded protein is MALLRVDFFSDVLEQGTSMTVLLPQRSRTRIGAPAAGGDTDPPVLYLLHGLTDDATAWLRYSSIERYAEERGLAVVMPQVHRSMYADEAHGAPFWTFLSTELPDVVDSFFRVSRRRADTFVAGLSMGGYGALRWALRQPERFAAAASLSGVLDVAARQYGPPVSATDPLMRRVFGDRDVAGSDDDLLALLGRADPAALPQLWLCCGTSDVLYPDSVRFRDDCATRGIPLTVDFGPGDHEWSYWDVKIREVIGWLPL
- a CDS encoding AraC family transcriptional regulator, with the protein product MWTTPSCAIPAVTGPLGETLHMFRLTGTLYCRAELSAPWGIDVPTLPGCMTLQVVTAGRCWLEVDGTEPQLIGPGSLTLIPDGIPHRFRSAPGAPTEPLFDIPVQRLSDRYEIMRHGGGGELTQITYAVLRPDHIAARRLVAQLPPVLHLDRFDDDDAGWLHSTLRLVAREAQALQPGGETMLTRLADVLVIQVIRAWLDTAPEARQGWLAALRDEQIGRALTALHRAPEHDWSVAELAQQAGMSRSAFAARFTDLVGEPVIRYLATWRLQLAHDHLRRSAEPLPVVARRFGYQSEAAFCRAFKRAYGVPPGQVRRDGAEAG
- a CDS encoding TetR/AcrR family transcriptional regulator, whose translation is MNTGHPVERTGTRRRLMDGAVQAIRQHGIAGVSARTVAGCAGVNQALIFYHFGTLDDLLAVACQAATADRVAAYRDRFAAVRSLRELLDLGRELHEQERSEGNLGVLAQLLAGAQTDERLAASTAAALRLWIDEIEQVLRRVLAGSPVAELADPRGLARAVAAGFVGLELYEGVDRAGADEALAALEQLAVLVDVVDDLGPIARRALRGRLAGSAERRRRRDG
- a CDS encoding NAD(P)H-binding protein, with amino-acid sequence MSLPSVLVTAATGKTGRRIADRLTDLGYPVVPASRRAEPSFDWAEPASWSPALHGVDAVYLCYYPDLAAPEAPALVEKFTAAARDAGVRKLVLLSGRGETNAQRCEQIVADAGLAYGIVRASWFAQNFSEGNLLGPVLAGTIALPAGTVAEPFVDVDDIADVAVAVLTDDRHNGRTYDVTGPRLLTFAQAAAEIATASGRDVGYLPITAEQFHLALVAEAGPDYARLLTDLCVEVFDGRNASVGDGVRRALGREPRDFADFCRQVVAAGAWPPPVTASAADR
- a CDS encoding hemerythrin domain-containing protein; amino-acid sequence: MVEGDKARLVAWSRELRGVHDRLRAALRVTQQALTDGEPAEPATRDLLLFCHGFCAALTAHHRGEDGELFPAIAEQHPELRQTLSYLRQDHSMIAYLLAGLQAAVDRAAAPTELDRHLEGLAAIMESHFRYEERALLTVLETLTLDADPDAVLGPF
- a CDS encoding DUF4345 domain-containing protein, coding for MNPTDIGSARTRVPVAVRAILVVAGLVVVGIGGAILTAPGAFHAGNGIEYAGNSSLLSETRAAGGALLATGVLVTLGAFVRRLTFTASLIGAVVYLAYGLARLLSVAVDGLPADSLVAAAVAELILGVACGYALHRTVRGPVPPATRPPGRLVPDAARPGRTG